ACCTGGGATGACGCCTCCCGCGACCTGCTCGCGCGGCTGGAGGAGGGCGGGATGCGTCTGGGCCGTGCTGACACCCTGCTCGGCCGCAGCTTTGCCAGGGGCGAGGTGGTGATCAGTCGGGATCCCGCGGGTGATCCCCGTGGCGCGGGGCTGCCACCGGGGCACCCGCCGCTGGACAACTATCTGGGTGTGCCGATCCTCTCCGATGGCGTGGTGATCGGCATGTACGCCATCGCCAACGGGCAGCATGGCTACAGCGAGGAGACGGTCGAGTGGCTGAAGCCCTTCACGGCGGCCTGCGCGCTGTTGATCAACCTGCGCCGACAACTGGACGAGCGGGAGCAGGTGATGCGCGAGCTGGCTGAGGCCCGCGACCAGGCGGAGCGGGCGAACCGCGCCAAGACCGACTTCCTGTCGGCGATGAGCCACGAACTCCGCACGCCCCTCAACGCCATCCTCGGGTTTTCGCAGTTATTGCAGAACAGCCGCCGCCAACCCCTGCCCGACGGGCAGCGGGAGCAGGTCCGGCAGATCCACAGTAGCGGCAAGTACCTGCTGGAGCTCATCAACGACGTGCTGGACCTGGCGCGGGTTGAGTCCGGCCGCATGCAGGTGTCGCTGGAGCCGGTGTCCGTGGCCGACGTCGCCCGGGAAGCCCTGGACACTATCGCCGGGGTGGCGGGCGCCAGCACGGTCAGTGTGGAGCCGCCGGCCGACTTGACCGATTGGCCCACGGTGCGGGCGGACTACACCCGCCTCAAACAGATGCTGCTCAACCTGCTCTCCAACGCCATAAAGTACAACCGTGAGCATGGCCGGGTCTGGCTGACCTGGGAGCGCTGGCAGGACGGCCAGAGCGTGATTGCCGTGAACGATACCGGTCCTGGCGTTCCTGATGCGCGGGAGGCGGAGTTGTTCCAGCCCTTCAGCCGCCTGGATGCAGACCAGGCCGGCATCGAGGGGACCGGCATCGGGCTGGCGCTCACCCAGCGGCTGGCCGAGCAGATGGGAGGGGGCGTGGGCTACCGCCGAAGGGAACCGGACGGCACCGTTGAGGGGGGAAGCACGTTCTGGATCTGTCTCCCGGAGGATGAGCCACAGTCGCACGCGGAGTCGTCTGAACCGTGCGCTGCCGTTGATGACCGGCGTGAGGCGAGGTCCTGCGCCCGCCGGCGCCGCAAGGTGTTGTACGTGGAGGACAACCCCGCCAATCAGCAGCTGTTGCGTGCGGTGTGCGACGAACTGCCCAATGTGGAGGTGACCTGCGTGCCGTCAGCGGAGCTCGGCATTGAGTGGGCCTTCAGCGAGCAGCCGGACCTGGTCCTGATGGACATCGATCTGCCGGGCATGGACGGCTTCGAGGCGCTGCAGGTGCTGTCGCGCCACGCCGCCACCCGGCATATCCCGGTAGTGGCCCTTTCCGCCTACGCCCTCCGGAGCCAGATCCGGCAGGGGCTGGACGCCGGTTTTCGCGAGTACCTTACCAAGCCTCTGGACATGGCCCGTCTGCGCCAGATTCTGGAGGAGTGGTGCACTTGATCCGATTGGGATGCAGAGGAGGGCTGTTGGATGGGGGAGCAGGAAACATGCACTGACGCGCGCCTGCTCGTGGTGGATGACACTCCGAGCAATGTCGCGGTACTCAGCGCCATGCTCGCCGAGGGCGGCTATGACAATATCCGTGCGATCACCGACCCCCGACAGGTGGAGGGGACGGTGGCCGACTGGTCGCCGGACCTGGTGCTGCTTGATATCCGAATGCCCCACATGGACGGCCACCAGGTCTTTGATCGGTTGAAGGCGCGCTGGGCCGACCGGTGTCCGCCAGTGATCGTGCTAACGGCGCAAAATGACCGGGAGACCCGCACCCGGGCGCTGGGCCAGGGTGTTCGTGACTTCTTGACCAAGCCGTTCGACCACGAGGAGGTGCTGCAGCGGATTGGGAACGCCCTCGGGGATTACGGCGCCTACCGCCGTCAGGTGGACCACTCCGAGGAACTGGAGCAAATGGTGCGCGCCCGCACCGCCGAGTTGGAGCGCCTTGCGCTGGAGGATCCGGTCACAGCGCTGCCGAATCGCAAGGCCATGTTGGAGGAGATCGACCAGCGGCTGGAGCGGGGGGAGTCGGTCGCCGTCTGCTTTCTTGTGCTGGACGGTGTGGACGAGGTCGCGCAGCTGCACGGCTACCCGGTGGCCGAGGCCCTGTTCCGCCGCCTGGCCGAACGGTTGGTCGAGTCCGCGCCGGACTGGCGTGTCGGGGCCTGGGGGGGCAGCGAGCTGTTGCTGGTGACCCGGCCGTACCAACCGGATCACGCGTTGCAGGTGGCCGCCGAGGCGTTCCTGGCCCGGTTGCAGCCGGTGGAGGAGATGAACGGGCTGAGGCTCGCCCTGGAGGGGCGCCTGGGCCTTACCCGGGCGCCACAGGATGGCAGCCGCGGAGAGGACCTGGTCCGGCGGGCCGCACTGGCGTTGCCGCAGCCGGGGAGTGGTAGCCGAATCCGCCTTTTCTCGTCGGAGCAGGAATCCGCCCTGGCGGACCTGCGCGCCATGCAGCACCAGCTGAAGGTCGCCACCGCCAGGGACGAACTGCACCTGGTCTACCAGCCTCAGATCGATCTCCGGGACGGGCGGGTGATCGGCGCCGAGGCGCTGCTGCGCTGGAACCACCCGCAACGGGGGCAGGTATCGCCCGGGGAGTTCGTGCCGGTGGCCGAGGCCAGCGGTCAGATGGGGGTGCTCGGACAGTGGGTGGTGGACGAGGCCTGTCGGCAATTGGCGGCGTGGCGTGCATCGGGACAGATCGATGAAACGTTCAAGCTGGCGGTGAATGTCTCGCCCGCCCAGCTGTCGGATCCTGGGTTCGCGGACTGGCTGCTGGCGGCCCTGGCGCACTGGCAGGTGCCCGCCCGGGCGCTCACCCTGGAGGTGACCGAGTCGGCGCTGATGGAGGACGTCGGGCTGGCACGCCACCTGCTCACCCAAATCAGCGATGCCGGACTGGAGATTGCGGTGGATGACTTCGGGACCGGCTATTCCTCGCTGGCTTACCTGAAGACCCTGCCGGTGGACACCCTGAAGATCGATCGCGCCTTCGTGCGCGACCTGGCCCGCGACCATCAGGACCAGGTGCTGTCCCAGGCCGTGGTGGCCATGGCCCACAGCTTCCGACACGAGGTGGTGGCCGAGGGCATAGAAATGCCCGAGCAGGCCGCCCTGCTGCGGGATCTCGGCTGTGAATACGCCCAGGGGTTCTGGTTCGCCCCGCCGCTCTCGGCGGCGGGGTTTGTCAGTCTCTACCAGGATCCGCCGGACTGGTCCTTCTGAGGATGTGGCCGGCGGGGTGGCGTGCAGATTAGAAGCGGGTGGCCACCTTCATCCAGTATTGACGGCCCGGTTCATTGAGCGGGTCGAACCGGCCATTCGGGTCCAGATCGGGGCTACCGCCCTGGATATGCTCGCGGTACTGCTTGTCGAACACGTTGTCCACGCCGAGGGTGGCGTGGGTCTGCGGCGTAAAGCGGTGGCCGGCGTACAGCCCCAGGGTGGCGAAGCCGGGGGTCTCGCCGGTATCCACACTGTAGATGGTGCCGAAACCCTCGTGAATCCTGTCCTGGCGCTCGACTGCGCGGACCACGCCGCCACCGAACCAGCTACCGTCGTCGTAGTCCAGGCTGAGGGTGCCCTCCAGGGGCGGGGTCTGGGCCAGCGGCTCGCTGTCGCTGTCGTTGTCGGCGCGCACCCAGGCCAGCGTGGCGGTGGAGGAGAGTACGGGGGTGAAGCGGTAGGTGAGGTCTGCCTCCAGGCCGTAGTGGGTGGCGCTGATGTTGCGGGCATCGGCCTCGCCGGACTCGGCGCCGATCAGAATGTAGTTGCTGAACTCGCCGTAGAACGCGGAGACCGTCGCAGACACCTGGTCACCGTGCCATTGGGCGCCGGCATCGAGCTGGGTGAGGCGCTCGGTCTCCAGATCGAAATCCTTCATCCGCTCCCAGAAATCCGGCGCACGCTCCGCAGCCCCCACACCGATGTTGAAGGTCAGGGGCAGGTCGGCCAGGTCCCGCTCGTAGCGGGCGAAGCCGCTCCACAGGGTGTTGTGGTCCGTGGTGCCGGGGGGGGCGCCGCCGTAAGGGGACTCTGCCTCCGCCCGGTTACGGTCCACCCGGGCACCAAAGAAGAGGTGGTCGCGCGCTGTCAGGCCGTGTTCCAGCTCGGCGTAGGCGCCGTAATCGCGGAATTCGGCGGTGTCATTGCGGGGGTAGTCGGTACTCAGCACTTCCTGCAGCGTGTTCGTACCCTCCATCGTGGTCCGACGGCCGCGGCGGTGTTCATCCTCGGTGTAATCCAGTCCTACCGTCATCCAGGTCTGGTCGGCCAGCACCAGTTCCGCATCCACCTTGGCGCCGGTGGTGCGCCGGTCGGGAAAACTCACCGTCTGCTGGGGGGCGCTACGCAGCCGGAAGTTATCCATCACATGGTCCACGTAGCTGTAGAAGGTCTTGAATTCCACGGCCTCCAGCCAGAGGGTGATGGCCTCGCGGCGGGCTGTGAGGCTGTAGCCGGTGCGGTCGAAGGTGGTCCCATCCATCATCCGGTCGCCGTAGGCCGCCTCCGCGTCGCTGCGCTCGTAGGCAAACTCCACGTTGGTGAACTCATCCGGTGTCCAGCCGAGGATGCCGGTGCCGCTCCAGCGCTCGAATTCCGAGTGCACCTTGTCGCCGTCTCCGTCGCGGTAGTCATCCTGCGTGGAGAGCGTGCCGATGATGCGCGCGTAGCCCTCGGTACTGCCGGCGGTTACGTCGGCCATCAGGTCGGTGCGGTCGAAACGGCCCACCGTCATGCTGGCGTGGCCGGTGACGGTGGGATCGTCAAACCGCCGCGGGTCCCGCTCAAAGTCCACCACGCCGGCCAGGGTCGGGCCGAACCGAACGGTCTGCGGGCCCTTGTAGATCCTTACCCGGTCATAGCTCTCCGGGTAGATGTAGGCCGTGGGCGGGTCCATGCGCTGTCCGCAACCACCAAACACCGGGCTGCCGTCCATCAGGATGTTCAGGCGGCCGCCGCCCAGCCCGCGCAGCTCCGGGTCGCCGCTGGTGCCCCCCTTGCGGCTAGTGGTGAACCCGGGGATGGACTTGAGGAAGCTGCCGCCGTCCTGCGCCGGCAGGGGCAGGCGGCTTGTCCGCGGGTCGGTCTCAAGTTCCCCGGGGCTGGTCATGACAGGGGCGGTCACCACGATGGGGGCAAGGCTGCCCCCGGCGTCCGCCAGGGCGGGGGTACCTAGCAGGGCGGCTCCGGTGAGCAGCCCGAGTGAGATGGGGTAGGTGGCGTGGCGGGTACGGGATGACGCTGGCATCGCTTGCTCCTGCTTCCTGGTTGTACTGGTTGTATTTCCAAGGATTGAGCAGGAAACAGGCCAACTCGATGTGATTTATTAAGCCAATGATCTATAGAATAATTTCGTTTTTAATGGGAGTGATTCGCAGTGGCAGGGCAGGTCAGGGCTGGCATCTCACACGGTGCTGTGGCAAATCACACACCGGGCTGGTGGGTGATTTGACGCGGTTCGGTTGCAGCGTCGCGCCGGACGGCGCAGCATGGCGCTATCGCTTAACGGGGAGGCAGTGTCATGCAATATCTTCACACCATGGTGCGCGTCAGCGACCTCGATGCATCGCTGGATTTCTACTGCAACAAGCTCGGGTTGGTGGAAATCAACCGCAAGGAGAGCGAGAAGGGGCGCTTCACGCTGGTCTTTCTCGCTGCGCCCGATGACGAAGAGCGGGCGCGCAGTGCCGACAAGGCCCCCATGCTGGAACTGACCTGGAACTGGGACCCGGAGACCTACACCGGCGGGCGGAACTTCGGGCACATTGCGTTCCGGGTGCCGAATATCTACGCGCTGTGCCAGCAGCTGATGGACAGCGGCATCACCATCAACCGGCCCCCCCGTGACGGGCACATGGCCTTCGTCCGCTCACCGGACGGTATCTCCATTGAGCTGCTGCAGGCCGGCGAGGCCCTGCCGGCCAAGGAGCCGTGGGCGTCGATGGAGAACACCGGTACGTGGTAGCCGGGAAAAGACTACCGGCGCCACTGCCCGGCCGGCGGTTGGCACGGTTCAGCGTTGTCGCTAGAATTAGGAATGATTCTTAAACGCGTTCTATATGGAGGTGTGCAAAGTATGAACTGGGTGCGGGTGGCGGTGACGGTGGTCGTGGTGTTGGGCTTAGCGGCCTGCGGGGGGACAAACGCCTCGGATGGCGAGCGTCCGCAAGTGGTGGCGACCTTCTCCATTCTGGGCGGCCTGGCCCGTGAGGTGGCCGGTGACGACGTGGAGATCAAGGTGCTGACCCCTGTCGGGGCCGAGGTCCACGAATGGGAGTTGATCCCCAATAACTTCATGGCGCTGGAGCAGGCCGACCTGGTCCTCTACAACGGCTACCAGCTGGAGCAGTGGATGGGGCAGGTCCGAGCCACGGTGGGTGAAGGTGTGCCGGTGGTTCCGGTGGCCGAGGAATCAGGCTTTGAAACGCGGCCCATCGTCACCGGAGATTTCGAGGGCGACCCGGACCCGCACCTTTGGATGGACCCGCGCGCCTCGGCCGAGTACGCCCGGGTTATCGCCCGCTCTCTGTCCGAGATCCGCCCGGAAAAGGCCGACGCCTTTGAGTCACGTGCCGAGGATCTGGCCGATCGCCTGCACGCACTGCACGAGGAACTGACCGAGGAACTCGCTGGTATCCCCGAGGGCAAGCGACTGCTGATCACCAGTGAGGCGGCCTTTGTCTACTTCGCGGATGCTTACGACTTCGTCCACGACGGGGTCTGGGGCACCAACGCCGAGACCGAGGGGTCGCCGCGTCAGATCATGCGCATCGTGGACTTGGTGCGCGAGATGGAGCCCCGCGCCATTTTCTGGGAGAGCACGATCTCCGACCGGCATGTGCGCAGCGTTGCTGATGACACCGGTGTGCGGGTGGCCGGCCCCCTCTACGTGGACTCGCTCGGTGAGGAGGGCAGCGGCGCAGAGGATTATTTCTCCCTGATGCGGCACAATGCGCGCCTTCTGACGGAGCATCTCTCGGAGCAGTAAGCGTGACCCCAGCCCGTGACGGGACAATTGCCGGACCGATCGCTGTCCAGGCCGACAAACTGTATGCCGCCTACGAGGGCGAGCCGGTGCTGGCGCACGTGGACGTGCGCCTGCCGGCAGGGCAGTGGACGGCGATCATCGGACCGAATGGCGCAGGCAAGTCGACCCTTTTCCGGATCCTCGTCGGATCCATGCGCCCTCTGCGGGGGCGCGTGTCCGTACTGGGGGAGTCGCCGGCACGGCAACGTCGCCGCGGTGCGATCGCCTACATGGCCCAGCAGGAGGCCATCGAGTGGGATTTCCCGATTTCGGTCCGCGACACGGTCATGACCGGCCGCTACGGGCACATGCGCAGCGACCCGCTCTGGCGTCGGCTGATGCCGCCCAGGTTGGTCGAGCCCCGACACTGGCTGGCGGTGGACGCGGCGCTGGAGGCGGTGGACATGGCCGCGTACGCGGACCGGCCGATCGGTGCGCTGTCCGGGGGGCAGAAAAAGCGGGTCCTGCTGGCACGGGCCCTGACCCAGCAGGCCCAGGTCCTGCTGCTGGATGAACCCCTCGCCGGGGTGGACGCGGCCAGCGAGGCGTTGATCCTGGATGTACTCGCCCGCGAACGGGCTGCCGGGCGCACCGTGGTGATGGTCACCCACGACCTGGTCAGCGCCCGCGAGTACGCAGACCAGGTGCTGCTGTTGAACCGCACGGTCATCGGGATGGGTGATCCGGAGGAGATGCTGGTGGACGAAATGCTGGCGCGGATGGCCGCCGCCGGCTGGCGGGGGCCGTCCGAGGAGCCGCAGCCGCGCCGGGAGGCCTGGCTATGATCGCCTGGCTTGAAGGGGTGGGGCTGGCAGTTGTCGATGCCCTGCTGGTGGCGCTGCTGGCGCTGGTCGGGTTGCTGCCGGAGGCGCTATCAAGCCCCTTTGACTATGGGTTCATGCAGCGGGCACTGCTCACCTCCGTGCTGGTGGGGGCGGTGTGCGGCATGCTCTCCTGCTATGTGGTGCTGAAACGGTGGTCGTTGCTGGGTGACGCCATATCCCACGCGGTGTTGCCCGGCGTGGCCATCGCCTACCTGCTGGGCTGGCCCTTTTTTATCGGGGCGTTTATCACCGGCGCACTCACCTCATTGGGGATCGGCGCTATCGAGCGCCATACCCGCATCAAGTCGGATGCGGCCATGGGGCTGATGTTTACCGCGGCGTTTGCCCTGGGCATCGTGATCATCAGCAAGATCGCCTCCAGCACCCACCTGATGCACATCCTGTTCGGTAACGTGCTGGGGGTTCAGCACTCGGCACTCTTGCTGACCCTGGTCTCCGGCATTATCGCCTTTCTGGTGGTCTGGCTCTTCTACCGGCCGCTGCTGCTCTACACCTTTGACCCGCTGCAGGCGCAGGCGCTGGGGTTTCGTACCAGCGCCATCCATTACGGGTTGATACTGCTGCTGACGCTGACCATCGTGGCCAGCCTGGAAACCGTTGGGATCATCCTGGTGGTGGCCATGTTGATCACCCCGGGGGCCACGGCCCATCTGCTGACCGAGCGGTTGACCACGATGATGGGCCTGTCGGTGGGCGTGGGTGTGGTCTCCGCCGTGGTCGGGTTGTACCTGTCGTTTTTCTTTGACGTGGCCTCGGGCGGCGCTATCGTGCTGGTGGCCACTGCGATTTTCCTGTTAACGCTGTTGTTCGCGCCCCGCCACGGCCTGCTGGCCCGGTGGTGGCGCCGGCGCGGCGTGCCGATTACGCCCGAGCCCTGACCGGGCAGTTGTCACCGCCTAGATCTCCTTCAGTGCCTGTCGCTGCATGCGGTGCAGGGCGATCAGGCCGAGTATCGGTCCGGGCAGCAGCCACCAGATCACGTGCAGTTCCTGCGTCGCCCAGAAGTGGGTGGTCAGCGCGATCGCCGGAATGGTCATGGCGAAACCGATCGCGTTCATGATGGCCAGCGCGGCGCCCAGTCGCTCCCGCGGTGCGGTCGCGGAGGCCAGGGCAGAGAACTGCGGCGAGTCGGCGATCACCGTCAGGCCCCAGAGAGCCAGCAGCCCCAGCAGGAGCCACGGGGGCGCGGCGCCCAGTAGCGGGTAGAGCAGGCACAGGGTGCCGGAGATGGCGAGCGTGATGCGGGCCACGTTGAAGCTGCTCAGCCAGCGGCTGATCCGCCCGCCCCAGACGCAGCCTGGGAGGCCCAGGCCGATCACCAGGAACGCCAGCCAGGGCAGCCAGGCGGGGTCCAGGCCCAGCCGCTGGATCTCGCGTGCGACCAGGAACGGGGTCAGGGTCCAGAACGCGTACAACTCCCAACAATGGCCGAAGTACCCGAAAGCTGACGCCCGGAAATTGTTGCGACGGAATGCCGCCAGGCCTGCCCACGGGCGGCCACCGCGGGCCGGTCCCGGAAGCTCCGGGCCGTCACCCAGTGTGAGGATCAGCCAGGCGGCTACCAGCGCCAGACCCGATGCCAGCAGTAATGGCCATTGCCAGGGGAGTTCAAACGTCGCCCCCCGCAGCAGGTGGGGCAGGGCGGTCCCGAGGGTGAGCATCCCGACCAGCCAGCCTAGAGCGGCCCCGGCATACCGGGGTGTCCAGCTGACCACCAGCTTCATGCCCAGGGGGTAGATGCCGGCAAGGCATAACCCGGTCAGAAAGCGCGCGATCACGCCCGCCTGCAGGTCACCGGCCACCATGATGAAACCGGCGTTGATGAGGGCACCGGCAACCGCTGCCATGGCGAATAGCCGGCTGGCGCGGACGCGGTCGGCGAGGCCGGTGGTGGCGATCAGCAGGGTGCCGGTGATAAAGCCGGCCTGCACCGCCATGGTCAGCAGCCCCAGGCCGGCATCGCTGAGATTCACGGCCTCGCCCAATGCGTGCCCAACGCCGTTTACGCTGAACCAGAGCGAGGTGCCGAAGAGTTGGGCGATGACGATAACGGCCAGGGGGTGTCGCGCCAGTTTTTCTCTGAACATTTTGGTTTTGGCGTCTCAGGGGGAGAGCCAGTCTAGCAGGATGCGGCGAAAGGTCGCATGGGCCTGGGAGCGGCGGTGCCGGGCGCCGGTCGCTTGCACCCGGTCTGTTAAACACGTATATCTGACAGTAGCGCGCCGCCCCGGTCCCGGGGCGGCGATTCTCATGACGCCACCAGGACCCCGGCCCCCCCAGGCCGGGGTCCTGGTTTTTCTGGCTGGCTGCCAGGCGATTAAAGGATTGAGGGTGTTTATCCAATGAGCACAAGACCGCCCATTTTCGTGACCAGCCGCGACGCCGATCGGCTGGATGCACTGCTGGACGCCACCTCCCCCCGGGATTGCCCGGGCAAGGCCGAACTCCAGGCCGAGGTGGACCGTGCCGAGGTGGTGGAGCCGGAGGACATGCCGCCCAACGTGGTGACGATGAACTCGAAGGTCCGTTTCCGGGTGGTTTCGACGGGTGAGCGTTTCGAGTTGGCCCTGGTCTACCCCCGGGATGCCGGCAGCAGCGAGACGGTATCGATTCTCGCCCCGGTCGGCAGTGCGTTGCTCGGGCTTTCCGAGGGCGATGAGATCGAATGGCCGCGGCCGGGTGGCGGCAGTCTGAAAGTGCAGATCGAGAAGGTGCTGTACCAACCCGAGCGAGAGGGGGAATACCACCGCTAATACCGCGTTGCCCACTGGGTTGCAAGCCGGGGCCAACCTTACTAAAAATGGGGAAGGGTGCCCTTTCCTTGGAGGGCATTACGCCCGGGGCCCGTCGCCGTGGCGGCGGGCGCAGCTTGTCTTCCCTGATCGAGGAGGTAGGTGATGGCGGATAACGAGCATTACGATGGCGACTCGAGCCCACTGATCTGGCTTCTTGCCGTGGTGGCGGTGCTTCTCATCGGCATAATGCCGGGGCTGGTCGGTCTGTTGACGCAGCTGGGGGGCTGACAGCGCCTGGCAGCGGCATCTCCAGGTCAGGTGCCGCAAAAGGTCTGGTAAACCCGCTGCTCGGGCAATGGCGGTGCGGCCAGGTGTTCGGCGCCTGGCTGCTCATCGAATGGCCGTTGCAGCACGTCCAGCAGTTGCTTCATGGGCGCAAAGTCGTGCCGTTCCGTTGCGGCATCAACCGCCCATTGCGCCAGGTGGTTGCGCAGGATGAACTTCGGGTTCACCGCCCGCATGGCCGCCTGACGTGCGCCGTTGGTGCGCGCCTCCTGTTGCAACCGATCCGCCCAGCGCCTTGCCCAGGCATCGAACGGCCCCTTATTTCGAAAGTGCTGGCGGGCGGGTGCGGCGAAGCGCTCGGGGGCCTCGGTGGGTGCACCCGCCTCGCAAAGGGCGCGGAATACCGCGGTGAAATCCGCTTGCTGCTCCGCCATCAGCTCGAACAGGTCGTACGCCAGGCTTACGTCTCCCGGTAGTGCCTTTGCCAGCCCCAGTTTCGCGCGGAGGCTGGCGTGATGGGCCGCCTCGAAGCGGGGCAGGAACTCGTCCAGAGCCTCCCGCGCGATCTCCAGCGCCCGATCCTCATCGTCGCTCAGCAGAGGCAGCAGCGTCTCCGCGAGCCGTGTCAGGTTCCAGTGGGCCATCCGGGGCTGCTCATCGAATGCGTAGCGGCCGAAGCGGTCGATGGCGCTGTAGCACGTCTTGGGGTGGTAGGTGTCCAGGTAGCCAAAGGGCCCGTAGTCGATGGTCTCACCGACCACGGACGTGTTGTCGGTGTTCATCACCCCGTGAATGAACCCCACGCTGATCCATCGGGCCACCAGGTCGGCCTTGCGGGCAATGATCGCCGTCAGCAGCTCGCGGTAACGCTGTGGCCGGCCAGCCAATTCCGGGTAGTGCCGGTCGATCACGTAGTCGGCCAGGGTGCGGACACCCTCCTGATCACCCCGGTGGTAAAAGTACTCAAAGGTAC
The genomic region above belongs to Alkalispirillum mobile and contains:
- a CDS encoding putative bifunctional diguanylate cyclase/phosphodiesterase; this translates as MGEQETCTDARLLVVDDTPSNVAVLSAMLAEGGYDNIRAITDPRQVEGTVADWSPDLVLLDIRMPHMDGHQVFDRLKARWADRCPPVIVLTAQNDRETRTRALGQGVRDFLTKPFDHEEVLQRIGNALGDYGAYRRQVDHSEELEQMVRARTAELERLALEDPVTALPNRKAMLEEIDQRLERGESVAVCFLVLDGVDEVAQLHGYPVAEALFRRLAERLVESAPDWRVGAWGGSELLLVTRPYQPDHALQVAAEAFLARLQPVEEMNGLRLALEGRLGLTRAPQDGSRGEDLVRRAALALPQPGSGSRIRLFSSEQESALADLRAMQHQLKVATARDELHLVYQPQIDLRDGRVIGAEALLRWNHPQRGQVSPGEFVPVAEASGQMGVLGQWVVDEACRQLAAWRASGQIDETFKLAVNVSPAQLSDPGFADWLLAALAHWQVPARALTLEVTESALMEDVGLARHLLTQISDAGLEIAVDDFGTGYSSLAYLKTLPVDTLKIDRAFVRDLARDHQDQVLSQAVVAMAHSFRHEVVAEGIEMPEQAALLRDLGCEYAQGFWFAPPLSAAGFVSLYQDPPDWSF
- a CDS encoding TonB-dependent copper receptor — protein: MPASSRTRHATYPISLGLLTGAALLGTPALADAGGSLAPIVVTAPVMTSPGELETDPRTSRLPLPAQDGGSFLKSIPGFTTSRKGGTSGDPELRGLGGGRLNILMDGSPVFGGCGQRMDPPTAYIYPESYDRVRIYKGPQTVRFGPTLAGVVDFERDPRRFDDPTVTGHASMTVGRFDRTDLMADVTAGSTEGYARIIGTLSTQDDYRDGDGDKVHSEFERWSGTGILGWTPDEFTNVEFAYERSDAEAAYGDRMMDGTTFDRTGYSLTARREAITLWLEAVEFKTFYSYVDHVMDNFRLRSAPQQTVSFPDRRTTGAKVDAELVLADQTWMTVGLDYTEDEHRRGRRTTMEGTNTLQEVLSTDYPRNDTAEFRDYGAYAELEHGLTARDHLFFGARVDRNRAEAESPYGGAPPGTTDHNTLWSGFARYERDLADLPLTFNIGVGAAERAPDFWERMKDFDLETERLTQLDAGAQWHGDQVSATVSAFYGEFSNYILIGAESGEADARNISATHYGLEADLTYRFTPVLSSTATLAWVRADNDSDSEPLAQTPPLEGTLSLDYDDGSWFGGGVVRAVERQDRIHEGFGTIYSVDTGETPGFATLGLYAGHRFTPQTHATLGVDNVFDKQYREHIQGGSPDLDPNGRFDPLNEPGRQYWMKVATRF
- a CDS encoding VOC family protein, coding for MQYLHTMVRVSDLDASLDFYCNKLGLVEINRKESEKGRFTLVFLAAPDDEERARSADKAPMLELTWNWDPETYTGGRNFGHIAFRVPNIYALCQQLMDSGITINRPPRDGHMAFVRSPDGISIELLQAGEALPAKEPWASMENTGTW
- a CDS encoding metal ABC transporter solute-binding protein, Zn/Mn family — its product is MNWVRVAVTVVVVLGLAACGGTNASDGERPQVVATFSILGGLAREVAGDDVEIKVLTPVGAEVHEWELIPNNFMALEQADLVLYNGYQLEQWMGQVRATVGEGVPVVPVAEESGFETRPIVTGDFEGDPDPHLWMDPRASAEYARVIARSLSEIRPEKADAFESRAEDLADRLHALHEELTEELAGIPEGKRLLITSEAAFVYFADAYDFVHDGVWGTNAETEGSPRQIMRIVDLVREMEPRAIFWESTISDRHVRSVADDTGVRVAGPLYVDSLGEEGSGAEDYFSLMRHNARLLTEHLSEQ
- a CDS encoding metal ABC transporter ATP-binding protein — translated: MTPARDGTIAGPIAVQADKLYAAYEGEPVLAHVDVRLPAGQWTAIIGPNGAGKSTLFRILVGSMRPLRGRVSVLGESPARQRRRGAIAYMAQQEAIEWDFPISVRDTVMTGRYGHMRSDPLWRRLMPPRLVEPRHWLAVDAALEAVDMAAYADRPIGALSGGQKKRVLLARALTQQAQVLLLDEPLAGVDAASEALILDVLARERAAGRTVVMVTHDLVSAREYADQVLLLNRTVIGMGDPEEMLVDEMLARMAAAGWRGPSEEPQPRREAWL
- a CDS encoding metal ABC transporter permease, which gives rise to MIAWLEGVGLAVVDALLVALLALVGLLPEALSSPFDYGFMQRALLTSVLVGAVCGMLSCYVVLKRWSLLGDAISHAVLPGVAIAYLLGWPFFIGAFITGALTSLGIGAIERHTRIKSDAAMGLMFTAAFALGIVIISKIASSTHLMHILFGNVLGVQHSALLLTLVSGIIAFLVVWLFYRPLLLYTFDPLQAQALGFRTSAIHYGLILLLTLTIVASLETVGIILVVAMLITPGATAHLLTERLTTMMGLSVGVGVVSAVVGLYLSFFFDVASGGAIVLVATAIFLLTLLFAPRHGLLARWWRRRGVPITPEP
- a CDS encoding MFS transporter translates to MFREKLARHPLAVIVIAQLFGTSLWFSVNGVGHALGEAVNLSDAGLGLLTMAVQAGFITGTLLIATTGLADRVRASRLFAMAAVAGALINAGFIMVAGDLQAGVIARFLTGLCLAGIYPLGMKLVVSWTPRYAGAALGWLVGMLTLGTALPHLLRGATFELPWQWPLLLASGLALVAAWLILTLGDGPELPGPARGGRPWAGLAAFRRNNFRASAFGYFGHCWELYAFWTLTPFLVAREIQRLGLDPAWLPWLAFLVIGLGLPGCVWGGRISRWLSSFNVARITLAISGTLCLLYPLLGAAPPWLLLGLLALWGLTVIADSPQFSALASATAPRERLGAALAIMNAIGFAMTIPAIALTTHFWATQELHVIWWLLPGPILGLIALHRMQRQALKEI
- the rnk gene encoding nucleoside diphosphate kinase regulator, whose protein sequence is MSTRPPIFVTSRDADRLDALLDATSPRDCPGKAELQAEVDRAEVVEPEDMPPNVVTMNSKVRFRVVSTGERFELALVYPRDAGSSETVSILAPVGSALLGLSEGDEIEWPRPGGGSLKVQIEKVLYQPEREGEYHR
- a CDS encoding protein adenylyltransferase SelO → MPQQPPIPFDNTYARLPDRFYSRVQPTAVAQPELIELNQPLAEALGLQPDLLDAGPGARIFAGNRIPEGAEPIAMAYAGHQFGHWVPQLGDGRAVLLGEVVDRGGVRRDIQLKGSGITPYSRSGDGRAPIGPVVREYLGSEAMHALGIPTSRALAAVTTGEPVWRETVQPGGVITRVATSHVRVGTFEYFYHRGDQEGVRTLADYVIDRHYPELAGRPQRYRELLTAIIARKADLVARWISVGFIHGVMNTDNTSVVGETIDYGPFGYLDTYHPKTCYSAIDRFGRYAFDEQPRMAHWNLTRLAETLLPLLSDDEDRALEIAREALDEFLPRFEAAHHASLRAKLGLAKALPGDVSLAYDLFELMAEQQADFTAVFRALCEAGAPTEAPERFAAPARQHFRNKGPFDAWARRWADRLQQEARTNGARQAAMRAVNPKFILRNHLAQWAVDAATERHDFAPMKQLLDVLQRPFDEQPGAEHLAAPPLPEQRVYQTFCGT